From the genome of Novipirellula aureliae, one region includes:
- a CDS encoding YifB family Mg chelatase-like AAA ATPase, with the protein MLARLKTFTLLGIEAMPVDVEVDISPAALPKTILVGLPDAAVKESTHRVERAIVNSGFIRPHDRIVINLAPGDLPKQAASFDLPVALGVLAGSGQLVLDQLEEYAVVGELALEGLTRPIKGVLSIAIEAAKNSELKGIVVPSENAAEAAVVEGIEVIAVQSLAQAVAFFSQEIELDPVPNCVDQLFEKFSVYDLDFGDVRGQESAKRAMVLAAAGNHNLIMVGPPGSGKTMLAKRMPTILPPLTATESIATTRIYSALGQLPPGQPLLACRPFRSPHHTISDAGLVGGGSPPSPGEISKAHNGILFLDELPEFNRKTLEVMRQPLEDGVVTISRALRSSTFPADFMLIAAANPCPCGYRSDPRRTCNCLPTQVEKYMSKISGPLMDRIDIHIEVPAVPFDELAANDSAGTTSAQMRTDVMKAREAQEQRFGNGLIQYNAMMSSRQVRQYCKLDKPCQQMLRHSVEEMGLSARAHDKILRVARTIADVAGDPSIEEVHLAEAIGYRNLDRDFWT; encoded by the coding sequence ATGCTGGCTCGACTGAAGACTTTCACACTCTTGGGGATCGAAGCGATGCCAGTCGACGTGGAGGTTGACATCTCCCCCGCCGCGCTGCCCAAAACCATTCTGGTCGGATTGCCCGATGCGGCGGTGAAAGAAAGCACCCATCGGGTCGAGCGGGCGATCGTTAACAGTGGATTCATCCGCCCGCATGATCGCATCGTGATCAACTTGGCTCCTGGCGATTTGCCCAAGCAAGCGGCCTCGTTCGATCTGCCCGTCGCTCTCGGCGTGCTAGCCGGCAGCGGTCAATTGGTACTCGATCAATTGGAAGAGTATGCGGTTGTCGGCGAATTGGCTCTCGAGGGGTTAACGCGGCCAATCAAAGGTGTTTTGTCGATCGCAATTGAAGCGGCCAAGAATTCTGAGTTGAAGGGCATCGTCGTTCCCTCGGAAAACGCAGCCGAGGCTGCCGTCGTGGAGGGGATCGAGGTGATTGCGGTGCAAAGTCTGGCTCAAGCGGTCGCTTTTTTCTCTCAAGAAATTGAGCTCGACCCTGTCCCCAACTGTGTCGACCAGTTGTTCGAAAAATTCAGCGTTTACGATCTCGATTTTGGGGATGTGCGAGGTCAAGAATCGGCGAAACGAGCGATGGTGCTCGCCGCCGCTGGCAATCACAACCTAATCATGGTCGGGCCGCCCGGTAGCGGCAAAACGATGTTGGCCAAACGAATGCCTACAATTCTGCCTCCGCTAACGGCAACCGAATCGATTGCGACGACGCGAATTTACAGCGCACTCGGACAACTGCCGCCCGGCCAACCGCTGTTGGCGTGTCGCCCCTTTCGTAGCCCGCATCATACGATCAGCGATGCTGGACTCGTCGGCGGCGGTAGTCCACCCTCACCCGGTGAAATCAGCAAAGCGCACAACGGGATTTTGTTTCTCGATGAGTTGCCGGAGTTCAACCGCAAAACGCTCGAGGTAATGCGTCAACCACTCGAGGATGGTGTGGTAACGATTTCGCGAGCCCTTCGCAGTTCAACTTTCCCTGCCGACTTCATGCTGATCGCTGCGGCCAATCCATGTCCCTGTGGGTACCGAAGCGATCCACGGCGGACGTGTAACTGTTTGCCCACGCAGGTTGAGAAATACATGTCGAAGATTTCGGGGCCCTTGATGGATCGAATCGATATTCACATCGAAGTACCGGCAGTCCCCTTTGATGAATTGGCGGCCAACGATTCCGCAGGCACCACCAGTGCTCAGATGCGTACCGATGTGATGAAGGCACGAGAAGCTCAAGAGCAGCGGTTCGGAAATGGCCTGATTCAATACAATGCGATGATGAGTAGTCGGCAAGTACGTCAATACTGTAAACTCGATAAACCGTGCCAACAAATGCTTCGGCACAGCGTCGAGGAGATGGGATTGTCGGCACGCGCGCATGACAAAATTTTGCGAGTAGCACGAACCATTGCTGATGTCGCAGGCGACCCGTCGATCGAAGAAGTCCACTTGGCCGAAGCGATCGGCTATCGAAATCTCGATCGCGATTTCTGGACTTGA
- a CDS encoding serine/threonine-protein kinase, with product MSTSPEFLGPYRIGNVLGRGGMGAVYEGVHERSGEKVAVKLISQSIGDEPRFRRRFAGEVETLKRLKHPGIVRLVGYGEENGQLFYSMELVEGEPLQAMIRREKRLTWETTIDLSIQVCAALKHAHDFGVIHRDLKPANLILTPDHQVKLVDFGIAKLFGFGEQTMAGSVLGTADYMAPEQADGDGVTVRTDLYALGSVMYAMLTGKPPFNNKSITQVIKSLRNDKPVRLDRINEDLPIALVELVHQLLEKDSRDRPPTALSVMNRLKAMRAGLKHQQTLNGKQLGTHHSLANETGESDSAIEDARTPIAGSENGTISKTVATVNSRNTDATVGTAARGKDETEFEIKEPSTHFQTVDAEEERSRHAAKGHSAEAERWRHAISVCAMGAALVACAILFFKALEKPTADELYQSIVQQTESGDLQEAVDEIGQFLRQFPEDPRAAEVTQFDRAIELKRTLRRLGVQNKLGITPLSAAEQGFLDAMTGREQDPQTAIERLRQWLAIYDADTIQTNEAMNSMILLASNEIEQLRERYPEVLIDSRAQELIERVDTALEKMPMEKARSVLEGIIELHRDQEWAAPAVEAARQGLDSL from the coding sequence ATGTCGACGTCTCCTGAATTTCTTGGTCCTTATCGAATTGGAAATGTGCTCGGTCGTGGAGGAATGGGCGCGGTCTACGAGGGAGTGCATGAGCGATCGGGCGAGAAAGTCGCTGTGAAACTGATTTCGCAAAGCATAGGCGATGAACCGCGATTCCGTCGCCGGTTCGCTGGCGAAGTCGAAACGCTCAAACGACTCAAGCATCCCGGTATCGTCCGTTTGGTCGGTTACGGCGAAGAGAACGGCCAACTCTTCTATTCGATGGAATTGGTCGAAGGCGAACCGCTTCAAGCGATGATACGCCGCGAAAAACGACTGACGTGGGAAACCACCATCGACCTTTCAATCCAAGTTTGTGCGGCGCTCAAGCATGCGCACGACTTTGGTGTCATCCACCGCGATTTGAAACCAGCCAACTTAATCCTCACGCCCGATCATCAGGTAAAGTTGGTCGATTTTGGGATCGCCAAGCTGTTTGGATTTGGCGAGCAAACGATGGCCGGTTCGGTACTCGGAACCGCCGACTACATGGCTCCAGAACAAGCCGACGGTGATGGGGTTACCGTTCGCACGGATCTCTACGCGCTCGGCAGTGTCATGTATGCGATGCTGACCGGAAAGCCTCCTTTCAATAACAAAAGTATTACGCAGGTCATCAAATCACTGCGCAATGATAAACCGGTTCGCTTGGACCGCATCAACGAAGATCTGCCGATTGCGCTCGTCGAACTCGTCCACCAACTGTTGGAAAAAGATTCGCGAGATCGACCGCCAACCGCTTTGTCAGTCATGAATCGACTAAAAGCGATGCGTGCTGGCTTGAAACATCAACAAACACTGAATGGTAAACAATTGGGGACCCACCATTCTCTCGCAAACGAAACCGGCGAAAGCGACTCGGCGATCGAAGACGCGAGGACACCAATTGCTGGTAGCGAAAATGGAACCATCTCCAAAACGGTAGCTACCGTCAATTCACGCAACACCGATGCAACCGTTGGCACCGCGGCAAGAGGCAAGGATGAAACGGAGTTTGAAATCAAAGAACCTTCAACTCATTTCCAAACGGTTGATGCGGAGGAAGAGCGATCGCGTCACGCAGCCAAGGGGCATAGCGCCGAGGCGGAACGTTGGAGGCATGCGATCTCCGTTTGTGCGATGGGCGCCGCGTTGGTCGCTTGCGCTATCCTTTTTTTCAAGGCGCTCGAGAAGCCGACGGCAGACGAACTCTATCAATCGATCGTTCAGCAAACGGAATCGGGTGATTTACAAGAAGCCGTGGATGAGATTGGGCAATTCCTGAGACAATTTCCTGAGGACCCGAGAGCGGCGGAGGTGACCCAGTTCGATCGAGCCATTGAACTCAAACGAACATTACGCAGGCTCGGTGTCCAAAACAAACTGGGGATCACGCCTTTGAGTGCCGCCGAACAAGGTTTTTTGGATGCCATGACCGGACGGGAACAAGATCCTCAAACGGCCATCGAACGCCTCCGGCAATGGTTGGCGATTTACGATGCTGATACCATTCAAACCAACGAAGCGATGAATTCGATGATTTTGTTAGCAAGCAATGAAATTGAACAATTGCGTGAGCGATATCCCGAGGTACTGATCGATTCTCGAGCACAGGAATTGATCGAGCGAGTCGATACAGCGCTCGAAAAGATGCCAATGGAGAAAGCGCGTTCGGTACTCGAAGGGATCATCGAACTGCACCGCGACCAAGAGTGGGCCGCTCCCGCCGTCGAAGCCGCCCGACAGGGGCTGGATTCGCTTTAA
- a CDS encoding S8 family peptidase: MKLIQDDFSFDDLNRIEICEERFALSASLPGDLLLEALSIGNTSSDLSAPTSLPTVDSQLLEQPASSDLRPDLLDQAAEIRNAATIGSGSVFEGHSFDGSGQTVAVIDSGVAWDHVAFGGGFGPGYRVVGGWDFAENDANPYDDGPAGFHGTHVAGLLAGKTDDFAGVAPGADIVALRVFDDTGMGELDWIEASLKWVHDHRDSFASPITTVNLSVGAALNADNLDEAQSILEDELQLLRQDGILVFAASGNFFGSSVSDQSIMYPASSESVVAVGSIGDDGLLSTFSQRNDGLLATGGESIRSAVPEHVYGWDGHVDDFATLDGTSMATPQIAAASMLVRQSMIDQGLNPSIDDILMRLRDSTQSQTDPLTGASYNVVDLSSALLAPSADDVGDSIDSSGDHLPDSTNSGAEIRYFPGSNENDSYVLDLTDGIVLRSGGNEYRFETTGSSPFENDSGFATSPLVIDVGGGADSLHIIGSNQAERLIMHPGSTGGNISTLSTNRFQIELRGVESLVFDGGGGPDRASLYDSPGDDTLRSGPNQAELSGVGFQFNVNEISKIFVHATAGGYDTAFMTDSAGDDTLAVKPQFTSLRSDDTFQAAYGFERVFAYATAGGHDNASLYDSAGDDTMNVSAARSIITGPDYQINARGFESVEAFAINGGVDTANIYADEVDSQWHRAPDRLQWTGQDGTTRIARQFERVQAFEQYEPIPLSTQSIDQSSSLQAILDNPEERLRRERLASQSVFDLLGRES; the protein is encoded by the coding sequence ATGAAATTGATTCAAGACGACTTTTCCTTCGACGATCTTAACCGTATCGAAATTTGTGAAGAAAGATTCGCCTTGTCGGCATCGCTACCGGGTGATCTATTGCTAGAAGCTCTATCGATTGGCAATACGTCTAGCGATCTATCGGCTCCAACAAGTTTGCCAACCGTTGACTCGCAGTTGCTCGAACAGCCCGCCAGCAGTGACCTCCGTCCCGATTTACTAGATCAAGCAGCGGAGATCCGGAACGCAGCAACAATTGGCAGCGGTTCTGTTTTCGAAGGTCATTCGTTTGATGGCAGCGGCCAAACGGTGGCCGTGATCGATAGCGGCGTTGCTTGGGACCATGTCGCGTTTGGCGGCGGATTTGGGCCTGGCTATCGAGTCGTCGGCGGTTGGGATTTTGCCGAAAACGATGCCAATCCCTATGACGACGGTCCTGCCGGGTTTCACGGGACGCACGTCGCAGGGCTATTGGCAGGAAAGACCGACGATTTCGCGGGTGTGGCACCCGGAGCCGATATCGTTGCCCTTCGTGTTTTCGATGACACCGGCATGGGTGAGCTGGACTGGATCGAAGCGTCACTAAAATGGGTCCACGATCACCGCGACAGCTTTGCTTCACCGATCACCACCGTCAACTTGTCCGTCGGAGCAGCACTCAATGCCGATAATCTAGACGAAGCCCAAAGCATCCTCGAAGATGAACTGCAATTGCTTCGCCAAGACGGAATCCTCGTCTTTGCCGCTTCAGGAAACTTTTTTGGTAGCTCGGTCTCGGATCAGTCGATCATGTATCCCGCGTCGAGCGAATCGGTCGTGGCAGTAGGCTCCATCGGCGATGATGGGCTGCTAAGCACGTTTTCTCAGCGAAATGACGGCTTGTTAGCAACCGGCGGCGAATCGATTCGCAGCGCAGTGCCCGAACATGTCTATGGATGGGATGGACATGTTGACGATTTTGCGACACTCGATGGGACCAGTATGGCAACTCCGCAAATCGCCGCTGCCTCGATGTTGGTGCGGCAATCGATGATCGACCAAGGCTTGAACCCGTCGATCGATGACATCTTGATGCGACTGAGGGATTCAACTCAATCTCAAACGGATCCGCTGACCGGGGCTTCCTACAACGTTGTCGACTTGTCGTCCGCCCTACTGGCTCCGAGTGCAGACGATGTCGGCGATTCGATCGATTCTAGCGGAGACCATCTGCCTGACTCGACAAACTCCGGTGCAGAGATTCGTTACTTCCCAGGATCCAATGAGAACGATTCGTATGTGCTCGATCTCACCGATGGGATTGTACTACGTAGCGGAGGAAACGAGTATCGTTTTGAAACGACAGGCTCGTCCCCCTTCGAAAACGATTCAGGGTTCGCAACGTCACCCTTGGTGATCGATGTCGGAGGTGGTGCGGATTCACTCCATATCATCGGTTCGAATCAAGCGGAGCGACTCATCATGCACCCCGGATCGACGGGTGGCAACATTAGCACCTTGTCGACGAATCGGTTCCAGATCGAACTTCGCGGCGTCGAGTCGTTGGTCTTCGATGGTGGTGGCGGTCCAGATCGAGCGAGTTTGTACGATTCCCCAGGGGACGATACGCTTCGCTCAGGGCCAAACCAGGCGGAGTTGTCGGGTGTCGGTTTTCAGTTCAATGTCAACGAGATCTCAAAAATCTTCGTTCATGCGACCGCAGGCGGCTATGACACCGCTTTCATGACCGACTCCGCAGGGGATGACACATTGGCCGTGAAACCTCAATTCACGAGTCTTCGATCGGACGACACGTTTCAAGCCGCTTACGGTTTCGAGCGAGTCTTTGCCTACGCAACCGCTGGCGGTCATGACAACGCATCGCTCTACGATTCCGCAGGCGATGACACCATGAACGTCTCTGCCGCGCGTTCGATTATCACCGGCCCAGACTATCAAATCAACGCTCGAGGGTTCGAGTCGGTCGAGGCATTTGCGATCAATGGAGGCGTCGATACCGCAAACATTTACGCAGATGAAGTCGACAGCCAATGGCACCGTGCTCCGGATCGATTGCAGTGGACCGGGCAAGATGGAACGACCCGAATCGCACGCCAATTTGAGCGAGTCCAAGCATTCGAACAATACGAGCCGATCCCCCTATCGACTCAATCAATCGACCAATCGAGTAGCCTTCAGGCGATTCTCGACAATCCCGAAGAACGGCTTCGCCGTGAACGATTGGCATCCCAATCGGTGTTTGATTTGCTGGGGCGCGAATCATAG
- a CDS encoding aldo/keto reductase, whose protein sequence is MHTRLLSASKWPAEAANQVPPSIRVSEIGFGAWAIGGGWGQQQDAESMLALNAAIDRGVNFIDTAAVYGDGHSEKLIAEVLKSRSEEVFVATKSPPADGPWPPSPTCRWQDRYSAAYLRDNVNDRLQNLGVERIDLLQLHTWTRAWNDDPQPLMVLHRLRDEGKINLIGVSTPEHDQDCVIQLMRNGLVDVVQVIFNLFHQEPMAQLLPVAAETGTGVIVRVALDEGVLTGKYSADHVFPEDDFRHRYFAGDRMQRSVERAEAIREDLAAFGLEEDYTMADVALKFALSRPEVSTVIAGMRNVQQVEQNTRTSQLRDLPADMLTLLERHNWRRGVWYGGK, encoded by the coding sequence ATGCATACTCGCCTACTTTCCGCCTCCAAATGGCCTGCCGAAGCGGCAAACCAAGTCCCTCCTTCCATTCGCGTCTCCGAGATTGGCTTTGGTGCCTGGGCGATCGGCGGAGGATGGGGCCAGCAGCAAGATGCGGAATCAATGCTAGCATTGAATGCAGCGATTGATCGCGGCGTCAATTTTATCGATACCGCTGCGGTCTACGGAGACGGGCATAGCGAGAAGCTGATTGCGGAGGTTTTGAAAAGCCGCAGTGAAGAAGTCTTTGTAGCGACCAAATCGCCGCCTGCCGATGGGCCTTGGCCGCCTAGCCCAACCTGTCGCTGGCAAGACCGATATTCGGCTGCCTATTTACGTGACAATGTAAACGATCGTCTACAGAACCTGGGCGTCGAGCGAATCGATCTTCTGCAGCTTCACACTTGGACGCGAGCGTGGAACGATGACCCACAGCCCTTGATGGTTTTGCATCGACTCCGCGACGAGGGGAAAATCAATCTGATTGGCGTCAGTACTCCTGAGCACGATCAAGATTGCGTGATTCAATTGATGAGAAATGGTTTGGTCGATGTTGTGCAGGTCATCTTTAACCTGTTTCATCAGGAACCGATGGCTCAGTTGTTACCGGTTGCGGCTGAAACAGGTACGGGAGTCATTGTACGAGTCGCACTCGATGAAGGTGTGTTGACGGGCAAGTATTCCGCGGACCACGTATTTCCCGAGGATGATTTCCGACACCGCTATTTCGCGGGCGATCGGATGCAGCGGTCTGTCGAAAGGGCCGAGGCGATTCGCGAAGATCTCGCTGCATTCGGTTTAGAGGAAGACTACACGATGGCCGACGTGGCATTGAAGTTCGCATTGTCACGTCCGGAAGTCAGTACCGTGATCGCCGGCATGAGGAACGTCCAGCAAGTCGAACAGAATACTCGAACGAGCCAATTGCGAGACCTTCCCGCCGATATGCTCACGCTGCTTGAACGTCACAATTGGCGACGCGGGGTTTGGTACGGCGGAAAATGA
- a CDS encoding zinc-binding alcohol dehydrogenase family protein, with the protein MKAIALTRYLSIDDPQSLMDIELDKPEPSGRDLLVAVKAIAVNPVDYKVRAPNETNKDIVEASPKILGWDAAGVVEAVGPDVTLFKPGDEVFYAGDITRQGANSEFHLIDERIVGHKPKSLDFAHAAAFPLTSITAYEAFFERLGIDVDGSDEGKTILIVGGAGGVGSIAIQLAKIAGLTVVTTASRPESSDWVKKLGADYVINHREPLRPQIEKIGLKYVDYIALFNDTDGHWKAATDLIRPQGHIVTIVENNKPLEMDEMKLKAATLSWEFMFARSMFQTPDMIEQHRLLSRIAAWIDEGRIQGTAGDVMSPINAANLRAAHATLEAGRAIGKIVIEGWS; encoded by the coding sequence ATGAAAGCGATTGCACTCACTCGCTACTTGTCGATTGACGATCCCCAATCACTAATGGATATTGAACTCGACAAACCAGAACCATCCGGGCGAGATTTATTGGTGGCCGTCAAAGCGATCGCTGTCAATCCGGTGGACTATAAAGTTCGAGCTCCCAATGAAACGAACAAAGACATCGTTGAAGCGTCGCCAAAAATTCTCGGCTGGGATGCGGCGGGTGTCGTCGAGGCGGTCGGCCCCGACGTGACGTTGTTCAAGCCAGGCGACGAAGTGTTCTATGCGGGTGACATCACTCGACAAGGCGCGAACTCGGAATTTCACTTGATTGACGAACGGATCGTTGGACATAAACCGAAATCGCTCGACTTTGCGCACGCCGCCGCGTTCCCTCTGACCTCCATCACGGCATACGAAGCGTTCTTTGAACGGCTTGGCATTGATGTCGACGGATCCGACGAAGGAAAAACAATTTTAATTGTTGGCGGAGCCGGAGGCGTCGGGTCGATTGCAATTCAACTGGCAAAGATTGCTGGCTTGACGGTGGTTACGACCGCATCGCGGCCTGAATCCTCCGACTGGGTAAAGAAGCTCGGCGCAGATTATGTCATCAATCATCGCGAGCCACTGCGACCCCAGATCGAAAAGATCGGCTTGAAGTACGTCGACTACATCGCCTTGTTCAACGACACCGACGGGCACTGGAAGGCGGCGACTGATCTGATTCGCCCTCAAGGACATATCGTTACGATCGTGGAGAACAACAAACCACTTGAAATGGATGAAATGAAGTTAAAGGCAGCGACGCTTTCCTGGGAATTCATGTTCGCTCGCTCGATGTTTCAGACGCCTGATATGATCGAGCAACATCGCTTACTAAGTCGCATCGCCGCATGGATCGACGAAGGCCGAATTCAAGGTACCGCTGGCGATGTGATGTCGCCGATTAACGCAGCGAACCTTCGCGCTGCTCACGCAACTTTGGAAGCAGGCCGGGCGATCGGCAAAATCGTGATCGAAGGATGGAGCTAA
- a CDS encoding YybH family protein codes for MIDVLLTHNVSCDNTMNQGTCASHRQMAWLRNLTVGLLMLVSSLFAPAMAWSQTEEGNMTDEAAVRELIDRYAKSIDTADIDLATKVWQTSDDVSFIQPRGHQHGWDEIRINFYEKTMGANFSKRSLKIRDLVVHVIGNAAWVEFYWTFDATMRKDLSTIRTQGRETQVLKKTVHGWRIVHVHYSGMPVTGDRQGF; via the coding sequence ATGATCGACGTTTTACTCACACACAATGTGTCGTGTGACAACACAATGAACCAGGGCACGTGTGCTTCGCATCGCCAAATGGCTTGGCTGCGGAACCTAACCGTCGGTTTGTTGATGCTCGTTTCTTCATTGTTTGCGCCCGCGATGGCATGGAGTCAAACTGAAGAGGGCAACATGACCGACGAGGCAGCAGTACGCGAGTTAATCGATCGTTACGCAAAATCGATCGATACGGCGGACATTGATTTGGCAACGAAGGTATGGCAAACGAGTGACGATGTCTCTTTCATTCAGCCACGCGGTCACCAGCACGGCTGGGACGAGATAAGGATCAACTTTTACGAAAAGACGATGGGAGCCAATTTTTCAAAGCGAAGTTTAAAGATCCGCGATCTCGTCGTTCATGTCATTGGCAACGCGGCCTGGGTAGAATTCTACTGGACGTTCGATGCCACGATGCGAAAGGATTTGTCGACCATACGCACTCAAGGTCGTGAGACGCAGGTACTGAAGAAGACAGTGCACGGATGGCGAATTGTTCATGTCCATTACTCAGGTATGCCCGTGACCGGTGATCGCCAAGGATTTTAA